A genomic window from Streptomyces sp. WMMC940 includes:
- the malQ gene encoding 4-alpha-glucanotransferase — MGLARLAALHGVATTYSPSAGVSVPVPDSTVVAVLAALGVDAATPDAVRAALAAAESAAGERLLPPTVVAWLPVTGPPPVAVPPGARVRVDLEDGGLLEWRELVPQAPAPGTAGTPSGERPAAGGGSSAAHGWAELPTGVHRLTVRTSGGRTGSAVLVVAPEAVGRPAGRVHGFLVQLYSLLSGRSWGMGDLGDLAELASWAGRALGCGFVQVNPLHAAVPGTPTDPSPYRPSSRRFPDPVHLRIEDIPEYAYVTGQDRFRLDALLEKAAELRASVLEKGALIDRDAVWRLKHRALELVLRVPLGPGRWAAYCAFLAERGRALDDHATWCALAEVHGSDWHAWPEGLRDPRSPETARARGDLMDRVDFHCRLAWLTDEQLAAAAAAARDAGMAVGVVHDLAVGVHPGGADAWAQQDAFAPGMSVGAPPDAFNARGQDWGLPPWRPDVLAASGYAPYRGLVRGLLRHAGALRLDHVMGLFRLWWVPVGAEPTEGTYVRYDAEAMLAVLVLEAHRAGAVVIGEDLGTVEPGVREALSRRGVLGTSVLWFERDWAGSGRPLPAEHWREGCVATATTHDLPSTAARLTGEHVALRHRLGLLTRPLDQERTRDSAEVAEWRACLTRLGLLPEGTHDEEGEIRAVYRFLLRTPARMVGVWLPDAVGDRRPQNLPGTWDQYPNWRLPVADAAGRPMTLDDLAASPRLHALMEVFRPGAAPRTGTPDARPS, encoded by the coding sequence ATGGGCCTGGCCCGGCTCGCCGCGCTGCACGGTGTCGCCACCACGTACTCGCCCTCGGCAGGCGTCAGCGTCCCCGTCCCCGACTCCACGGTCGTCGCGGTGCTCGCCGCCCTCGGCGTGGACGCGGCCACGCCGGACGCGGTCCGCGCGGCCCTCGCGGCAGCCGAGTCCGCCGCAGGGGAGCGGCTGCTCCCGCCGACCGTGGTGGCGTGGCTCCCCGTCACCGGGCCGCCCCCCGTCGCAGTCCCGCCCGGCGCCCGGGTGCGCGTCGACCTGGAGGACGGCGGCCTGCTGGAATGGCGCGAACTCGTCCCCCAGGCGCCCGCGCCGGGCACCGCCGGTACACCGTCCGGCGAGCGGCCCGCTGCCGGAGGCGGCTCCTCCGCCGCGCACGGCTGGGCGGAACTGCCCACCGGGGTGCACCGGCTGACCGTGCGCACGAGCGGCGGGCGCACCGGCAGCGCGGTGCTCGTCGTCGCCCCCGAGGCCGTGGGCCGGCCCGCCGGACGGGTCCACGGCTTCCTGGTCCAGCTCTACTCGCTGCTTTCCGGCCGCTCCTGGGGCATGGGCGACCTCGGGGACCTCGCGGAGCTGGCGTCCTGGGCGGGCCGCGCCCTCGGATGCGGGTTCGTGCAGGTCAACCCGCTGCACGCGGCCGTGCCCGGCACGCCGACCGATCCGTCCCCGTACCGCCCCTCCTCGCGCCGGTTCCCCGACCCCGTGCATCTGCGGATCGAGGACATCCCCGAGTACGCGTACGTCACCGGCCAGGACCGGTTCCGGCTGGACGCGCTCCTGGAGAAGGCCGCCGAACTGCGCGCCTCCGTCCTGGAGAAGGGCGCGCTGATCGACCGCGACGCCGTGTGGCGGCTCAAGCACCGGGCACTGGAGCTGGTCCTGCGGGTCCCCCTCGGACCCGGCCGCTGGGCCGCGTACTGCGCCTTCCTGGCCGAGCGGGGCCGGGCGCTGGACGACCACGCCACCTGGTGCGCCCTCGCCGAGGTCCATGGCTCGGACTGGCACGCCTGGCCCGAGGGCCTGCGCGATCCGCGCTCCCCGGAGACGGCCCGCGCCCGCGGGGACCTCATGGACCGCGTCGACTTCCACTGCCGGCTCGCCTGGCTGACCGACGAGCAGCTGGCCGCGGCCGCGGCGGCGGCCCGGGACGCCGGGATGGCCGTCGGGGTCGTGCACGACCTCGCGGTCGGCGTGCACCCCGGCGGCGCGGACGCCTGGGCCCAGCAGGACGCCTTCGCCCCGGGCATGTCGGTGGGCGCCCCGCCCGACGCGTTCAACGCCCGGGGCCAGGACTGGGGTCTTCCTCCGTGGCGGCCCGACGTCCTCGCCGCCTCCGGTTACGCCCCCTACCGGGGGCTGGTGCGCGGACTCCTGCGGCACGCCGGCGCGCTGCGGCTCGACCACGTCATGGGCCTGTTCCGGCTCTGGTGGGTCCCCGTCGGGGCCGAGCCCACCGAGGGCACGTACGTCCGCTACGACGCCGAGGCGATGCTCGCCGTCCTCGTCCTGGAGGCCCACCGCGCCGGGGCGGTCGTCATAGGGGAGGACCTCGGCACCGTCGAGCCCGGGGTCCGCGAGGCCCTCTCGCGCAGGGGCGTGCTCGGCACGTCCGTCCTCTGGTTCGAACGCGACTGGGCCGGCAGCGGCCGGCCGCTGCCGGCGGAGCACTGGCGCGAGGGCTGCGTGGCCACGGCCACGACCCACGACCTGCCGTCCACCGCGGCCCGCCTCACGGGCGAGCACGTGGCGCTGCGCCACCGGCTGGGCCTGCTCACCCGGCCGCTGGACCAGGAACGCACGCGGGACTCCGCCGAGGTGGCCGAATGGCGCGCCTGTCTGACCCGGCTCGGTCTGCTTCCCGAGGGCACCCACGACGAGGAGGGCGAGATCCGCGCCGTGTACCGGTTCCTGCTGCGCACCCCGGCCCGCATGGTCGGGGTCTGGCTGCCCGACGCCGTCGGGGACCGCCGGCCGCAGAACCTGCCCGGCACCTGGGACCAGTACCCGAACTGGCGGCTGCCCGTCGCGGACGCCGCCGGCCGCCCGATGACCCTGGACGACCTGGCCGCCTCGCCGAGGCTGCACGCGCTCATGGAGGTGTTCCGGCCGGGGGCCGCTCCCCGTACGGGCACCCCGGACGCGCGGCCGTCCTAG
- a CDS encoding ROK family transcriptional regulator has protein sequence MAGTTPGTPRVLRAMNDRAALDLLLEHGPLSRTRIGRLTGLSKPTASQLLARLEAAGLVVATGTTQGGPGPNAQLYAINARTAFAAGLDVTRRRVRAAVADITGAIVGEHVTETRGRRSGSVVGQVAEALDGAVKAAGITRGDVHRLVVGTPGAFDPATGRLRYASHLPGWHSPTLLAELAAALPMPVEYENDVNLVAVAEQRLGAAHGQDDFVLLWNEEGLGAALVIGGRLYRGFTGGAGEIGFLPVPGTPLVRQVSEAGSGGFQELAGARTVPRLARELGIADVPQGPHHEVAAGLLARAAAAGQGPYRVLLDTFATALATGLASLVAVLDPGLVVLSGPLVAAGGEPLRERVRSELAELAPSGPRLAIGAVQEHPVLRGALESALAATREEVFDTSR, from the coding sequence GTGGCCGGTACCACCCCCGGGACCCCCCGTGTGCTCCGCGCCATGAACGACCGGGCGGCGCTCGACCTGCTGCTGGAGCACGGCCCGCTCTCACGCACCCGGATCGGCAGGCTGACCGGCCTGTCCAAACCCACCGCGTCCCAGTTGCTGGCCCGACTGGAGGCCGCCGGGCTGGTCGTCGCCACCGGCACCACCCAGGGCGGTCCGGGGCCGAACGCCCAGCTGTACGCGATCAACGCCCGCACCGCCTTCGCCGCCGGCCTCGACGTGACCCGCCGGCGCGTCCGCGCGGCCGTCGCCGACATCACCGGCGCGATCGTCGGCGAGCACGTCACCGAGACCCGAGGGCGGCGGTCGGGGAGCGTCGTAGGACAGGTCGCCGAGGCACTGGACGGCGCGGTGAAGGCCGCCGGGATCACCCGGGGCGACGTACACCGCCTGGTCGTGGGCACCCCGGGCGCCTTCGACCCCGCCACGGGGCGCCTGCGGTACGCCTCCCACCTGCCCGGCTGGCACTCCCCCACGCTGCTCGCCGAACTGGCGGCCGCGCTGCCCATGCCGGTCGAGTACGAGAACGACGTCAATCTGGTCGCCGTGGCCGAGCAGCGGCTCGGAGCCGCCCACGGCCAGGACGACTTCGTACTGCTGTGGAACGAGGAGGGGCTCGGAGCCGCGCTCGTCATCGGCGGCCGGCTGTATCGCGGATTCACCGGCGGCGCGGGCGAGATCGGCTTCCTGCCGGTGCCCGGCACTCCGCTCGTGCGGCAGGTCTCCGAGGCCGGCAGCGGCGGCTTCCAGGAGCTGGCCGGTGCCCGGACCGTGCCCCGGCTGGCCCGCGAACTGGGCATCGCCGACGTCCCGCAGGGCCCGCACCACGAGGTGGCGGCCGGCCTGCTGGCGCGGGCCGCGGCTGCCGGACAGGGGCCGTACCGCGTCCTCCTGGACACCTTCGCGACCGCGCTCGCCACCGGCCTCGCCTCCCTGGTCGCCGTCCTCGACCCCGGACTCGTCGTCCTCTCCGGACCGCTCGTCGCGGCCGGCGGGGAACCTCTGCGCGAGCGGGTCCGGTCGGAACTCGCCGAGCTGGCCCCGTCCGGACCCCGGCTCGCCATCGGTGCCGTACAGGAGCACCCGGTGCTGCGCGGGGCCCTGGAGAGCGCCCTGGCCGCCACCCGCGAGGAGGTCTTCGACACCTCCCGCTGA
- a CDS encoding mechanosensitive ion channel family protein, whose translation MFLAVDPSAPPVSLDEAADRANEAAGWVEQNWSTWLNVGLRILLILVIAIMLRTAVRRALTKFIERMNRSAQAMEGTALGGLLVNAERRRQRSEAIGSVLRSVASFVILGTAGLMILGALNINLAPLLASAGVAGVALGFGARNLVTDFLSGVFMILEDQYGVGDTIDAGVASGEVIEVGLRVTKLRGDNGEIWYVRNGEVKRIGNLSQGWSTASVEVNVRPAEDLGRVRELIEEAATAMAKEEPWNERLWGPVEVLGLSEVLIDRMTVSVAAKTMPGKALGVERELRWRIKRTFDEAGVRIVGGLPQQADGEQTSDPTAGVAAPSAYASATSPQSVAASPITPSAPLSK comes from the coding sequence GTGTTCCTGGCCGTCGATCCGTCCGCGCCGCCCGTCAGTCTCGACGAGGCCGCGGACCGGGCGAACGAAGCCGCCGGATGGGTGGAGCAGAACTGGTCCACCTGGTTGAACGTGGGCCTGCGGATCCTGCTCATCCTCGTGATCGCGATCATGCTGCGCACCGCCGTCCGCCGCGCGCTCACCAAGTTCATCGAACGGATGAACCGCAGCGCCCAGGCCATGGAGGGCACGGCACTCGGCGGACTGCTGGTCAACGCCGAGCGGCGCAGACAGCGCTCCGAGGCGATCGGTTCGGTGCTGCGGTCGGTCGCCTCGTTCGTGATCCTCGGCACGGCGGGTCTGATGATCCTCGGCGCCCTCAACATCAACCTGGCCCCACTGCTCGCCTCCGCGGGTGTCGCGGGCGTGGCCTTGGGCTTCGGCGCGCGGAACCTGGTCACCGACTTCCTCTCCGGCGTCTTCATGATCCTCGAGGACCAGTACGGCGTCGGCGACACGATCGACGCAGGGGTCGCCTCGGGCGAGGTGATCGAGGTCGGCCTGCGCGTGACGAAGCTGCGCGGCGACAACGGCGAGATCTGGTACGTCCGCAACGGCGAGGTGAAGCGGATCGGCAATCTGAGCCAGGGCTGGTCGACCGCCTCCGTGGAGGTGAACGTGCGGCCGGCCGAGGACCTGGGCCGGGTGCGCGAACTCATCGAGGAGGCGGCGACGGCGATGGCCAAGGAAGAGCCGTGGAACGAGCGGCTGTGGGGCCCGGTCGAGGTCCTCGGCCTGAGCGAGGTGCTGATCGACCGGATGACGGTCTCCGTCGCCGCGAAGACGATGCCGGGCAAGGCGCTCGGCGTGGAGCGCGAGCTGCGCTGGCGCATCAAGCGCACCTTCGACGAGGCCGGTGTCCGGATCGTCGGCGGACTGCCGCAGCAGGCCGACGGGGAGCAGACGAGCGACCCGACGGCGGGCGTGGCGGCCCCGTCCGCGTACGCCTCCGCCACGTCGCCGCAGTCGGTGGCGGCGTCCCCGATCACGCCTTCGGCGCCCCTGTCGAAGTAG
- a CDS encoding beta-N-acetylglucosaminidase domain-containing protein, translating into MRFGHRKQTATAVAVAVIGGLLGTAPGAAAAPDVPGSASTAAPDRKAAGPVPPVWPRPQVLRTTGPAVPLGEDVTLLAAPDADPHAVGTVREALRAAGVRTVHTELPGRGTVLLLGGSGALDALRALRVPERADLPAGGYRIGTGRVDGRHTVAVDGVGADGLFHGAQTLRQLVGDRTVPGVAVRDWPGTAVRGVTEGFYGRPWSHRQRLEQLDFMGRTKQNRYLHAPGDDPFRQTRWRDPYPAAQRAEFRELAERARRNHVTLAWAVAPAQSMCLASDDDVKALKRKIDAMWALGVRAFQLQFQDVSYSEWHCDRDPDAFGSGPEAAARAHARLAGEIAGHLADRHPGSEPLTVMPTEFYQDGATEYRTALASLLDPGVQVAWTGVGVVPRTITGRELAGAREVFRHPMVTMDNYPVNDYAQGRIFLGPYTGREPAVASGSAAVLVNAMEQATASRIPLFTAADYAWNPKGYRPQESWRAALDDLAGGDPRTREALGALAGNHSSSVLSPTESAYLQPLLAEFWRSRTTTDAKARDEAARRLRSAFTVMREAPERLAPLDSEVGPWLDQLARYGTAGELAVDMLQAQARGDGEAAWRASLALAPVRSQIGTGRVTVGKGVLDPFLTRVAKESAVWTGADRRPGPVTRTGDAYTVRLDRARPVEAVTAMTEPGADGATGTLEAHVPGQGWRPLGGLAPSGWTQSRLQGLRADALRITGAPQAPAVHALVPWFADEPRARLALGRDELDAPIGGGPQRTEAFVAAQRPDEVRGALTAKAPKGITVAVPKEVRAPRGRRTTVPVEVTVPPGTPAGEYQVPFAFGGEESTLTVRAYPATGGPDLFRTAVASSSGDETPDFPAAAAADGDPGTRWSSPAEDGAWWQAELARPARLGQVVLHWQDAHAARYRIQVSADGRTWRTAATVRDGRGGRESVRMDAPGTRFVRVQGDGRATRFGYSLWSVEAYAVSEQGGGTP; encoded by the coding sequence GTGCGGTTCGGGCACAGGAAGCAGACGGCCACCGCCGTCGCCGTCGCCGTGATCGGCGGACTGCTCGGGACGGCCCCCGGGGCCGCCGCCGCCCCGGACGTACCGGGCTCCGCCAGCACGGCCGCCCCCGACCGGAAGGCCGCCGGACCGGTGCCCCCGGTCTGGCCCCGGCCCCAGGTGCTCAGGACCACGGGCCCGGCGGTGCCGCTGGGCGAGGACGTGACGCTCCTCGCGGCCCCGGACGCCGACCCCCATGCCGTAGGGACCGTGCGCGAGGCGCTGCGCGCCGCGGGCGTGCGGACCGTCCACACGGAGCTGCCCGGCCGCGGGACGGTGCTCCTTCTCGGCGGATCGGGAGCACTCGACGCGCTGCGCGCCCTGCGCGTGCCGGAACGCGCCGATCTGCCCGCGGGCGGCTACCGGATCGGCACCGGCCGGGTGGACGGACGCCACACCGTCGCCGTGGACGGAGTGGGAGCGGACGGGCTCTTCCACGGGGCACAGACGCTGCGGCAGCTCGTCGGGGACCGCACGGTGCCCGGTGTGGCGGTGCGGGACTGGCCCGGCACGGCCGTACGCGGAGTGACCGAGGGCTTCTACGGCCGCCCGTGGAGCCATCGACAGCGCCTGGAGCAGCTCGACTTCATGGGCCGCACCAAGCAGAACCGCTATCTCCACGCGCCGGGCGACGACCCGTTCCGGCAGACCCGCTGGCGCGACCCGTACCCCGCCGCCCAGCGCGCCGAGTTCCGCGAGCTGGCCGAGCGGGCCCGGCGCAACCATGTGACGCTCGCCTGGGCCGTCGCCCCCGCCCAGTCGATGTGCCTGGCCTCGGACGACGACGTGAAAGCGCTCAAGCGCAAGATCGACGCGATGTGGGCGCTCGGGGTACGCGCCTTCCAGCTGCAGTTCCAGGACGTCAGCTACAGCGAGTGGCACTGCGACCGGGACCCCGACGCCTTCGGTTCCGGCCCGGAGGCCGCGGCCAGGGCGCACGCACGGCTCGCCGGGGAGATCGCCGGGCACCTCGCCGACCGCCACCCCGGCTCGGAACCGCTGACGGTGATGCCGACGGAGTTCTACCAGGACGGCGCGACCGAGTACCGCACCGCGCTCGCCTCGCTGCTGGACCCCGGCGTCCAGGTCGCCTGGACGGGGGTCGGGGTCGTGCCCCGCACCATCACCGGACGGGAACTGGCCGGAGCCCGTGAGGTCTTCCGACACCCGATGGTCACGATGGACAACTACCCCGTCAACGACTACGCGCAGGGCCGCATCTTCCTCGGGCCCTACACGGGACGCGAGCCGGCCGTGGCGTCCGGTTCGGCCGCGGTGCTCGTCAACGCCATGGAGCAGGCGACCGCTTCCCGGATCCCGCTGTTCACGGCGGCCGACTACGCCTGGAACCCCAAGGGTTACCGGCCCCAGGAGTCCTGGCGTGCGGCGCTGGACGACCTCGCCGGCGGCGATCCTCGGACGAGGGAGGCGCTCGGCGCGCTCGCCGGGAACCACTCCTCGTCCGTCCTCAGCCCCACCGAATCGGCGTATCTCCAGCCCCTGCTGGCCGAGTTCTGGCGCTCGCGGACCACGACCGACGCCAAGGCCAGGGACGAGGCGGCGCGTCGGCTGCGGTCGGCCTTCACGGTGATGCGGGAGGCCCCGGAGCGGCTGGCCCCGCTGGACTCCGAGGTGGGACCGTGGCTGGACCAGCTGGCGCGCTACGGCACCGCCGGGGAACTCGCCGTCGACATGCTTCAGGCCCAGGCGCGCGGCGACGGCGAAGCCGCCTGGCGGGCGTCGCTGGCGCTCGCCCCCGTGCGCTCGCAGATCGGCACGGGCAGGGTGACCGTCGGCAAGGGCGTGCTCGATCCCTTCCTCACCCGGGTGGCGAAGGAGTCGGCGGTGTGGACGGGCGCGGACCGCCGGCCCGGCCCGGTGACCCGCACCGGCGACGCGTACACGGTGCGGCTGGACCGGGCCCGGCCCGTGGAAGCCGTGACGGCGATGACCGAACCGGGCGCGGACGGCGCCACGGGCACGCTGGAGGCGCACGTGCCGGGCCAGGGCTGGCGGCCGCTCGGCGGGCTCGCCCCGTCCGGCTGGACCCAGAGCCGTCTGCAGGGGCTGCGTGCGGACGCCCTCAGGATCACCGGGGCACCGCAGGCGCCCGCGGTGCACGCGCTCGTGCCGTGGTTCGCCGACGAGCCCCGGGCCCGGCTGGCCCTCGGCAGGGACGAGCTGGACGCGCCGATCGGCGGCGGCCCGCAGCGCACCGAGGCGTTCGTCGCCGCTCAGCGGCCGGACGAGGTGCGCGGCGCGCTCACCGCCAAGGCCCCGAAGGGCATCACCGTGGCCGTGCCGAAGGAGGTGCGGGCACCGCGCGGCAGGCGGACGACCGTGCCCGTCGAGGTGACGGTCCCCCCGGGGACTCCGGCGGGCGAGTACCAGGTGCCGTTCGCCTTCGGCGGGGAGGAGAGCACGCTGACCGTGCGGGCCTATCCGGCGACCGGCGGCCCCGATCTGTTCCGCACGGCGGTGGCGTCGTCCTCGGGGGACGAGACGCCGGACTTCCCGGCCGCCGCGGCGGCCGACGGCGACCCCGGCACCCGCTGGTCCTCCCCCGCGGAGGACGGCGCCTGGTGGCAGGCGGAGCTGGCCCGGCCGGCCCGGCTGGGCCAGGTGGTGCTGCACTGGCAGGACGCCCATGCGGCGAGGTACCGCATCCAGGTCTCGGCCGACGGGCGCACCTGGCGCACCGCCGCGACCGTCCGCGACGGCAGGGGCGGCCGGGAGTCGGTCCGGATGGACGCGCCGGGAACCCGTTTCGTCCGGGTCCAGGGCGACGGGCGGGCGACCCGCTTCGGTTACTCGCTGTGGTCGGTGGAGGCGTACGCGGTGTCGGAGCAGGGCGGCGGCACGCCCTGA
- a CDS encoding ricin-type beta-trefoil lectin domain protein — MPRLQKVGSTTVSWGGGRAEPTDTELAERIRSRGAAGHSPEDELKQRHLSYAVICAQLCTRGRTAADRLAHEALERAAEAARSGIDPFGTWRHFVLTHVHHTARSWARTGRRALLRPSFLTWADDHGEGGGGRPDGTPAESWEKQTLRNGFFALPEVARGVLWYSLVDQEPDERVATYVGVAPDVVPALRAKARKTLRDAFLQAHAERAGDTRCNGFRRLVEAAAVADDSPHCGDLALHLDTCLACEGLLTQLILLSDDLRTALADGLLDRDGAAYASAVVQGRHTSDSAPPPSGGAESGYAGEHPGPAHGAAHARRPPRRGARVAGAVAAVAAVSVPLLLIAARHSGEETGADRGEGRPSASAAAPSNAATGPTQPGAGSTVPPGDLDYGRIVHKGSGLCMDIEDGVLTKRGGAVAAPCTQALTQQWALDAQGRLHNRDDPTFCLKADGDGAGVGIRPCSSDNPEKLDKMAFLVEPAGAIRPKSAPTVALVPDPEWVESPVPLELRSVDDRSDQRWTVESLASATRGGATDGP; from the coding sequence ATGCCGAGGCTGCAGAAGGTCGGTTCGACAACGGTGTCCTGGGGCGGTGGCCGCGCGGAGCCGACGGACACGGAACTCGCCGAGCGCATCCGCTCACGCGGCGCAGCCGGCCACAGCCCCGAGGACGAACTGAAGCAGCGTCACCTCTCGTACGCGGTCATCTGCGCGCAGCTGTGCACCCGGGGCCGGACGGCCGCCGACCGGCTGGCACACGAGGCGCTGGAGCGGGCGGCCGAGGCAGCCCGCTCGGGTATCGACCCCTTCGGCACCTGGCGCCACTTCGTCCTGACGCACGTGCACCACACAGCCCGAAGCTGGGCCCGGACCGGCAGACGGGCCCTGCTCAGGCCCTCCTTCCTCACCTGGGCGGACGACCACGGCGAGGGCGGCGGCGGACGACCTGACGGCACGCCGGCGGAGTCGTGGGAGAAGCAGACGCTCCGCAACGGCTTCTTCGCCCTTCCCGAGGTCGCCAGGGGCGTCCTGTGGTACTCGCTCGTGGACCAGGAGCCGGACGAGAGGGTCGCGACCTACGTCGGGGTGGCACCGGACGTCGTCCCCGCCCTCCGGGCCAAGGCCCGGAAGACCCTGCGCGACGCCTTCCTCCAGGCGCATGCGGAGCGCGCCGGGGACACCCGCTGCAACGGCTTCCGGCGCCTCGTCGAGGCCGCGGCGGTCGCGGACGACAGTCCGCACTGCGGCGACCTCGCCCTTCACCTCGACACATGCCTCGCGTGCGAGGGACTGCTGACGCAACTGATCCTGCTCTCCGACGACCTCCGCACGGCGCTGGCCGACGGGCTGCTCGACCGGGACGGAGCGGCGTACGCGTCCGCCGTCGTCCAGGGGCGGCACACGTCGGATTCCGCCCCGCCGCCCAGTGGCGGGGCGGAATCCGGGTACGCGGGGGAACACCCCGGCCCGGCGCACGGTGCCGCCCACGCACGGCGCCCGCCGAGGCGCGGGGCGCGCGTTGCCGGTGCCGTCGCCGCGGTGGCCGCCGTCTCGGTTCCCCTTCTGCTCATCGCCGCGCGTCACTCCGGGGAGGAGACGGGTGCCGACCGCGGCGAGGGCCGCCCGTCCGCTTCGGCAGCAGCCCCGAGCAACGCCGCAACCGGCCCCACACAGCCGGGGGCGGGGAGCACGGTTCCGCCCGGCGACCTCGACTACGGACGGATCGTGCACAAGGGCAGCGGGCTGTGCATGGACATCGAGGACGGGGTGCTCACCAAGCGCGGCGGCGCGGTGGCGGCCCCGTGCACCCAGGCCCTCACTCAGCAGTGGGCCCTGGACGCGCAGGGACGGCTTCACAACCGCGACGACCCCACGTTCTGCCTGAAGGCGGACGGGGACGGAGCGGGGGTCGGCATCCGACCGTGCTCCTCGGACAACCCGGAGAAGCTGGACAAGATGGCCTTCCTCGTCGAACCCGCGGGCGCGATCCGGCCGAAGTCCGCCCCGACGGTCGCGCTCGTCCCCGATCCGGAATGGGTGGAGAGCCCCGTCCCTCTGGAACTCCGCTCCGTGGACGACCGGAGCGACCAGCGCTGGACCGTGGAGTCCCTCGCGTCGGCCACGCGGGGCGGGGCGACGGACGGGCCATGA
- a CDS encoding alpha/beta fold hydrolase has protein sequence MTPANAPSIVFVHGTRFSAGQWSPQLAALGEEFPVAAVDLPGHGARGGEPWSLSAATEVIAGAVDSLDRGPAVVVGHSLGGYASLEFARRRPELLRGLVLAGASASTRGPWAAPYRFVAGLVPRLPADRLARWNDRMLRRLYPPRVVEATIRSGYAFHTLPDAWGEVLGRFDAGAMRHVAAPVLILNGEKDTVFRSGERDFARAHPDARVELVPRARHLANFDDPAAFSDAVRRFARQLAAGG, from the coding sequence ATGACGCCGGCGAACGCACCGTCCATCGTCTTTGTGCACGGAACACGCTTCAGCGCGGGTCAGTGGAGCCCGCAGCTGGCCGCGCTCGGGGAGGAGTTCCCGGTCGCGGCCGTCGACCTGCCCGGCCACGGCGCGCGCGGCGGCGAGCCCTGGAGCCTGAGCGCCGCGACGGAGGTCATCGCCGGCGCGGTCGACTCGCTGGATCGCGGGCCGGCCGTGGTCGTCGGGCACTCCCTCGGCGGGTACGCCTCCCTGGAATTCGCGCGCCGCCGCCCGGAGCTGCTGCGCGGGCTGGTCCTCGCGGGGGCCAGCGCCTCGACGCGCGGCCCCTGGGCGGCGCCGTACCGCTTCGTCGCCGGGCTGGTCCCGCGCCTTCCTGCGGACCGGCTGGCCCGGTGGAACGACCGGATGCTGCGGCGGCTCTACCCGCCCCGGGTGGTGGAGGCGACCATCCGCTCCGGTTACGCGTTCCACACCCTGCCCGACGCGTGGGGCGAGGTGCTGGGCCGCTTCGACGCGGGCGCGATGCGCCATGTGGCGGCCCCGGTGCTGATCCTCAACGGAGAGAAGGACACCGTCTTCCGGTCCGGCGAGCGGGACTTCGCCCGCGCCCATCCCGACGCGCGCGTCGAGCTGGTCCCCCGGGCCCGCCATCTGGCGAACTTCGACGACCCGGCGGCCTTCAGCGACGCAGTCCGCCGCTTCGCGCGGCAGCTCGCGGCCGGCGGCTGA
- a CDS encoding HNH endonuclease, whose protein sequence is MPHVLVLNASYEPLGVVPLRRALVLVLENKAVCLEESGAFMHSATRVIPAPSVVRLKRFVRVPYRGPVPLTRRALFARDGGRCMYCGGVATSVDHVIPRSRGGQHVWDNVVAACRHCNHVKADRHLRELGWRLRHQPAPPSGLAWRIIGTGHRDPRWLPYLQPYGADDAMARIDGISA, encoded by the coding sequence GTGCCGCATGTCCTGGTCCTCAACGCGTCGTACGAGCCGCTCGGCGTCGTACCGCTCCGCCGCGCGCTCGTCCTCGTCCTCGAGAACAAGGCCGTCTGCCTCGAGGAGTCCGGCGCCTTCATGCACAGCGCGACCCGGGTGATCCCCGCGCCCAGCGTGGTCCGGCTCAAGCGTTTCGTCCGGGTCCCCTACCGGGGGCCCGTTCCTCTGACCCGCCGTGCGCTGTTCGCCCGCGACGGGGGCCGCTGCATGTACTGCGGTGGCGTCGCAACCAGCGTCGACCACGTCATTCCGCGCAGTCGCGGCGGTCAGCACGTCTGGGACAACGTGGTTGCGGCGTGCCGCCACTGCAACCACGTCAAGGCCGACCGGCACCTGCGCGAGCTGGGCTGGCGGCTGCGGCACCAACCCGCCCCGCCGAGCGGCCTCGCCTGGCGCATCATCGGCACCGGGCACAGGGACCCGCGCTGGCTGCCATACCTGCAGCCATACGGCGCGGACGACGCCATGGCCCGGATCGACGGCATATCCGCCTGA